The following are from one region of the Flavimobilis soli genome:
- the panD gene encoding aspartate 1-decarboxylase, with product MNTTPPASLMRPMMIAKIHRATVTQADLHYVGSITVDADLLRAADLIAGQQVDVVDVTNGSRLTTYVIPGEPGSGQICINGAAAHLVHPGDVVILIAYGSMNDADARTFMPHVVFVDADNRIVEVNEEPGQVPDGYGLEASGLPIAGFQHPVAPADLS from the coding sequence ATGAACACCACCCCTCCGGCCTCGCTGATGCGCCCGATGATGATCGCGAAGATCCACCGGGCGACCGTCACGCAGGCGGACCTCCACTACGTCGGCTCGATCACGGTCGACGCCGACCTGCTCCGGGCGGCCGACCTGATCGCGGGCCAGCAGGTCGACGTCGTCGACGTCACGAACGGCTCCCGCCTGACGACGTACGTCATCCCGGGCGAGCCCGGCTCTGGCCAGATCTGCATCAACGGCGCCGCCGCGCACCTCGTCCACCCGGGCGACGTCGTCATCCTCATCGCCTACGGGTCGATGAACGACGCCGACGCGCGCACCTTCATGCCGCACGTCGTCTTCGTCGACGCGGACAACCGCATCGTCGAGGTCAACGAGGAGCCGGGCCAGGTGCCCGACGGCTACGGCCTCGAGGCGTCCGGCCTGCCGATCGCGGGCTTCCAGCACCCGGTCGCCCCGGCGGACCTGTCGTGA
- the panC gene encoding pantoate--beta-alanine ligase, which produces MTTIARTRAELDEALWAPEELAGLDLDDVGDETAPRRAVVMTMGALHDGHLSLVRAAREAVGPDGQVVVTIFVNPLQFGPGEDFDAYPRDLDKDVRMLESAGAKGRVDVVFAPSDEEMYPSGPIVRVTAGSIGEVLEGAIRPGHFDGVLTVVLKLLNLTAPDVAVFGEKDAQQLLAVRRMVLDLDLPVEILGVPIVRQEDGLALSSRNAYLSDDERSQALALSAALRAGSAVAAQGADAVRAAAQAVLDDAGISADYLALVDATTVEEVPSDFSGPARLLVAARVGTTRLIDNTAVDLRGPAQA; this is translated from the coding sequence ATGACCACCATCGCCCGCACGCGCGCCGAGCTCGACGAGGCGCTGTGGGCGCCCGAGGAGCTCGCCGGCCTCGACCTCGACGACGTCGGCGACGAGACCGCGCCGCGCCGCGCCGTCGTCATGACGATGGGCGCCCTGCACGACGGGCACCTGTCGCTCGTCCGCGCGGCGCGCGAGGCCGTCGGGCCCGACGGCCAGGTCGTCGTGACGATCTTCGTCAACCCGTTGCAGTTCGGGCCGGGCGAGGACTTCGACGCGTACCCGCGCGACCTCGACAAGGACGTGCGCATGCTCGAGTCGGCCGGCGCGAAGGGCCGGGTCGACGTCGTCTTCGCGCCGAGCGACGAGGAGATGTACCCGTCCGGGCCGATCGTCCGCGTGACTGCCGGCTCGATCGGCGAGGTGCTCGAGGGCGCGATCCGTCCCGGCCACTTCGACGGCGTGCTGACGGTCGTCCTCAAGCTGCTCAACCTCACGGCGCCCGACGTCGCGGTGTTCGGCGAGAAGGACGCGCAGCAGCTCCTCGCGGTCCGACGCATGGTCCTCGACCTCGACCTGCCGGTCGAGATCCTCGGCGTCCCGATCGTGCGGCAGGAGGACGGGCTCGCCCTGTCGTCGCGCAACGCGTACCTGTCCGACGACGAGCGGTCGCAGGCCCTCGCCCTGTCCGCGGCGCTGCGCGCGGGTTCCGCGGTTGCCGCGCAGGGCGCGGACGCGGTCCGCGCCGCGGCCCAGGCGGTGCTCGACGACGCCGGGATCTCCGCCGACTACCTCGCGCTCGTCGACGCGACTACCGTGGAGGAGGTGCCCTCGGACTTCTCCGGCCCGGCGCGTCTCCTCGTGGCTGCTCGCGTGGGTACCACCCGACTGATCGACAACACGGCCGTCGACCTGCGCGGGCCTGCACAGGCCTGA
- a CDS encoding DUF3180 domain-containing protein produces the protein MTRGVRLRWLVVVALVVTALGWLVLDQARGRGSMPSPVRWPVHLGLALLSVAVVVAGLQVRAYLRGRKPSLGGLRAARTLVLAQAAALSGAGLTGWYAAQALLVVGDLGYEPMRDRAIGAGAAALLSVALTVAGCVVERWCRIASPHDDDLDGPASTGPEPDGQPA, from the coding sequence GTGACTCGCGGTGTGCGCCTGCGGTGGCTCGTCGTCGTGGCGCTCGTGGTCACGGCGCTCGGCTGGTTGGTCCTCGACCAGGCGCGAGGCCGCGGCAGCATGCCGTCGCCCGTGCGCTGGCCGGTGCACCTGGGCCTCGCGCTGCTGAGCGTCGCGGTCGTCGTCGCCGGCCTGCAGGTGCGCGCGTACCTGCGGGGGCGCAAGCCCTCCCTCGGCGGTCTGCGCGCGGCGCGGACGCTCGTCCTCGCGCAGGCGGCCGCGCTCTCCGGCGCGGGGTTGACGGGCTGGTACGCGGCCCAGGCGCTCCTCGTCGTCGGTGACCTCGGCTACGAGCCGATGCGCGACCGCGCGATCGGGGCAGGCGCCGCGGCGCTGCTGTCCGTGGCTCTCACGGTTGCCGGGTGCGTCGTCGAACGCTGGTGCCGCATCGCGTCGCCGCACGACGACGACCTCGACGGCCCCGCCAGCACGGGCCCCGAGCCGGACGGTCAGCCCGCCTGA
- a CDS encoding PH domain-containing protein yields the protein MTTEQTPTSEHVTISTSPFDPDGIAWQRVSLRLVTARQIIAAIFLGLPTIAAAVVAVLVTPWVWIGAGAVGLVWLWVAIIIWRQVRAIGYVEREDDLLLRKGVMFRSLVVVPYGRMQYVDVTAGPLARALGIASVQLHTAAPGTDATIDGLEPAEAARLRDRLASRGEAQLAGL from the coding sequence ATGACCACGGAGCAGACTCCCACGAGCGAGCACGTCACGATCTCGACCAGCCCGTTCGACCCTGACGGCATCGCCTGGCAGCGGGTCTCCCTGCGCCTCGTCACCGCCCGCCAGATCATCGCCGCGATCTTCCTCGGCCTGCCGACGATCGCCGCCGCGGTCGTCGCGGTGCTCGTGACGCCGTGGGTGTGGATCGGCGCCGGTGCCGTCGGCCTCGTGTGGCTCTGGGTCGCCATCATCATCTGGCGGCAGGTCCGCGCGATCGGCTACGTCGAGCGCGAGGACGACCTCCTGCTGCGCAAGGGCGTCATGTTCCGCTCGCTCGTCGTCGTGCCGTACGGCCGCATGCAGTACGTCGACGTGACCGCGGGCCCGCTCGCGCGCGCCCTCGGCATCGCGTCCGTCCAGCTGCACACCGCCGCGCCGGGCACCGACGCCACGATCGACGGGCTCGAGCCCGCCGAGGCGGCTCGCCTGCGCGACCGGCTCGCGTCGCGCGGCGAGGCCCAGCTGGCGGGGCTGTGA
- a CDS encoding PH domain-containing protein, with translation MAGPETPPATDLQENEAGLSWRRMHPVTPVVRGWAVIVALVFVVANNIGDNFGEAGEAVQDLGFGIVALVVAAILLVVFAYCAIAWRMMRYAVGPDAVHLHKGVLFRQQRQARLDRIQAIDVVQPVLARIFQLGELRIEVAGGADSTVAIGFLKMSDANELRAELLARAAGVELVEGEAAPVAPEESVLDVPFGMLIGSILRTWALPMFVLVLIGIGVVVVISGQWSALFSFIPAIFGFGSYLAGRFFGEANFTAAVSPDGIRLRSGLLETRAQTIPPGRVQALRLRQPLLWRRKDWWRVDVTIAGYFGGAEAAKTTSNLLLPVGDRRAALDAMWLVLPDLGVQDPLGLLEEAFTGSGASERFVTSPRAARWLDPWSWRRNGYAVTGRGLVIRTGRFTRSVVLVPHERTQSLALQQGPLQRRLGLTSFALHVSAGPVVPAVPHLADADAARLLLEQDDRARTARLGTGPEQWMRQIAVPALDAASPAAPDAAPPAAPDSDGGAPQ, from the coding sequence GTGGCGGGACCCGAGACGCCGCCCGCGACCGACCTGCAGGAGAACGAGGCCGGGCTGTCCTGGCGGCGCATGCACCCGGTCACGCCGGTCGTGCGTGGCTGGGCCGTGATCGTCGCCCTGGTGTTCGTCGTCGCCAACAACATCGGCGACAACTTCGGCGAGGCCGGCGAGGCGGTCCAGGACCTCGGCTTCGGCATCGTCGCGCTCGTCGTCGCGGCCATCCTGCTCGTCGTCTTCGCGTACTGCGCGATCGCGTGGCGGATGATGCGCTACGCCGTCGGCCCCGACGCCGTGCACCTGCACAAGGGCGTCCTGTTCCGGCAGCAGCGCCAGGCGCGGCTCGACCGCATCCAGGCGATCGACGTCGTCCAGCCGGTGCTCGCGCGCATCTTCCAGCTCGGCGAGCTGCGCATCGAGGTCGCCGGTGGTGCGGACTCGACCGTCGCGATCGGCTTCCTCAAGATGTCCGACGCGAACGAGCTGCGCGCCGAGCTGCTCGCCCGCGCCGCGGGCGTCGAGCTCGTCGAGGGCGAGGCCGCCCCCGTCGCACCGGAGGAGAGCGTCCTCGACGTGCCGTTCGGCATGCTCATCGGCTCGATCCTGCGCACGTGGGCGCTCCCGATGTTCGTGCTCGTGCTGATCGGCATCGGCGTCGTCGTCGTCATCAGCGGGCAGTGGAGCGCGCTGTTCTCGTTCATCCCCGCGATCTTCGGTTTCGGCAGCTACCTCGCCGGGCGGTTCTTCGGCGAGGCGAACTTCACGGCCGCCGTCTCCCCGGACGGCATCCGGTTGCGCTCGGGCCTGCTCGAGACGCGTGCCCAGACCATCCCGCCCGGCCGCGTCCAGGCCCTGCGGCTGCGCCAGCCGCTGCTGTGGCGGCGCAAGGACTGGTGGCGCGTCGACGTGACGATCGCCGGGTACTTCGGGGGCGCGGAGGCGGCCAAGACGACGTCGAACCTGCTGCTGCCGGTCGGTGACCGCCGCGCGGCGCTCGACGCGATGTGGCTCGTGCTGCCGGACCTCGGCGTCCAGGACCCGCTCGGCCTCCTGGAGGAAGCGTTCACGGGCTCGGGCGCGAGCGAGCGCTTCGTGACGAGCCCGCGCGCGGCGCGGTGGCTCGACCCGTGGAGCTGGCGCCGCAACGGTTACGCCGTCACGGGCCGCGGCCTGGTCATCCGCACGGGTCGGTTCACGCGCTCGGTCGTGCTCGTGCCGCACGAGCGCACCCAGTCGCTCGCCCTCCAGCAGGGGCCGCTGCAGCGTCGTCTCGGCCTCACGAGCTTCGCCCTGCATGTCTCGGCCGGCCCGGTCGTCCCGGCCGTCCCGCACCTCGCGGACGCCGACGCCGCACGCCTGCTCCTCGAGCAGGACGACCGCGCCCGCACCGCCCGCCTGGGCACAGGACCGGAGCAGTGGATGCGCCAGATCGCGGTGCCCGCGCTCGACGCGGCGTCGCCCGCAGCGCCCGACGCTGCGCCGCCCGCAGCGCCTGACTCGGACGGGGGCGCACCGCAGTGA
- a CDS encoding Rossmann-like and DUF2520 domain-containing protein, whose protein sequence is MTQSQRPGRLGVGIVGAGRVGAVLGSALRSVGHTVVGASGVSEASRDRIEALLPGVPVLEVPEVVRRSQLVLLTVPDDALADLVSGLAALGAWQAGQIVVHTSGRYGTDVLAPAAAGGAIALALHPAMAFTGTSLDLARLEGAAFAVTSAPMVAPIGQALVVELGGEPVVLDESRRGLYHAALAHASNHLVVLLAQAAQALGVAGVEDPGRMLAPLVHASLESALRAADVGDAAQPPSAGDPGAIAALTGPVSRGDVGTVREHLEVLADLAADEDALDVVESYRALSRAATQRALGVGRIDPDQARALLDALNEPAPPEDRS, encoded by the coding sequence GTGACGCAGTCCCAGCGGCCCGGCCGGCTCGGGGTCGGGATCGTCGGGGCGGGCCGCGTGGGCGCCGTGCTCGGCTCCGCGCTCCGCTCGGTCGGGCACACGGTCGTCGGCGCGTCCGGCGTCTCCGAGGCGTCCCGCGACCGGATCGAGGCGCTCCTGCCCGGAGTGCCCGTGCTCGAGGTCCCCGAGGTCGTGCGGCGCAGCCAGCTCGTCCTGCTCACGGTGCCCGACGACGCGCTCGCCGACCTCGTGTCCGGCCTCGCAGCGCTCGGCGCCTGGCAGGCAGGGCAGATCGTCGTGCACACGTCGGGCCGCTACGGCACCGACGTCCTCGCGCCTGCCGCAGCGGGCGGAGCGATCGCTCTTGCGCTCCACCCCGCGATGGCCTTCACGGGCACGTCGCTCGACCTCGCGCGCCTCGAGGGCGCGGCGTTCGCGGTGACCTCCGCGCCGATGGTCGCGCCGATCGGGCAGGCGCTCGTCGTCGAGCTCGGCGGCGAGCCCGTCGTCCTCGACGAGAGCCGGCGCGGGCTGTACCACGCGGCCCTCGCGCACGCGTCCAACCACCTCGTCGTCCTGCTCGCGCAGGCCGCGCAGGCGCTCGGCGTCGCGGGCGTCGAGGACCCGGGGCGCATGCTCGCACCGCTCGTCCACGCGAGCCTCGAGAGCGCGCTGCGTGCGGCCGACGTCGGCGACGCGGCGCAGCCCCCGAGCGCGGGCGACCCGGGCGCGATCGCCGCCCTCACCGGACCCGTGTCGCGCGGCGACGTCGGCACGGTCCGCGAGCACCTCGAGGTCCTCGCCGACCTCGCAGCGGACGAGGACGCCCTCGACGTCGTCGAGAGCTACCGCGCCCTGAGCCGGGCCGCGACGCAGCGCGCCCTCGGCGTCGGGCGCATCGACCCGGACCAGGCGCGAGCGCTGCTCGACGCCCTGAACGAACCAGCACCACCGGAGGACCGCTCATGA